The genomic region ACTTCGCGGATGAGAATGGTGCCACCAGAAAAAGGTTCCAGACCAATTCCGAGTTCTCCAAATCTTTGTTTCTCTCCCATCATCTCTTCTGCTTCTTCTTTGGTTAGTTCCAACCGAATCGGAGTGAGTAGACTTTGTGATTTATAGGCTTTGGATTTGAGATCTCGAAGGACTTCCTCATAACGAATCCGCTCATGAGCTGTATGTTGGTCGATGATATAAAGTCCGTCCTCGGCTTCTGCCAAGATAAAGGTCTCAAAAAGAACCCCATAATGTTTTTTGGGAACAAAAAGATTGTGTTTAGTAAGATTTTCACCTAAAAGATGTAAGTTGGTTCCTGCACCAATTCCTTCGAGAGAGAATCCCTCTCTTCCTTCAATGGTACTTGGCCCAATTAGCGCATCCCCATCTGTCTGAAGATTTCCCATTTGTCCGAATCCAAATCCTGGACCACCAAACCCAGATCCTCCTCCATACCCACTGCCAAAACCTCCCCCCTCTCGATTTTCATAAGGGATGGGCATCGAAAGTCTACGGCGCATTTCTAAAAACTCTACAGGAGTCGAAGTTCTTAATACTTCTGTGATTCCTTGGAAAAGAATTCCCGTAATGGTTTCTTCTGATAAAAAACGAACTTCCTTTTTTTGCGGATGGACATTCACATCCACAAATTCGCGGGGTAGATCAAAAAAAAGATAAGCATAAGGAAAGGCACCGCTAGGGAGAAGTTCCCCATAACAACGTTTTAAAATTTGAGCAGAGAATTTTAGTTCCACCGAACGGTTGTTTACAAAGAAAAACTGTCCTGTACGAGAAGATTTATAAAAATCAGGATGAGAGATCCACCCGCGAAGAGTCATTCCATTCCGGCTGGAATTTACTGGCAAAAGATGGTTTCGTAAATTTTCACCATAAACAGAGAGCACCCGTTCTAGGCCGTCTTCAGGAACCACATTCAAAACTTCTTTTCCGTTTTGCAAATACCGAAATCCAATCCCAGGTTCCGAAACCGCCATGGTTTGGACACGGGCCCTATTTTTTTTCTCTTCTCCCGTTTCTGTTTTTAAAAACTTTCGCCTAACAGGAGTATTATAGAACAAATCTTTGATTTCA from Leptospira brenneri harbors:
- the mutL gene encoding DNA mismatch repair endonuclease MutL, giving the protein MGIIHSLSADLINQIAAGEVIESTHSILKELIENSIDAGATRIEVATDSAGFGRILVSDNGHGIQKEDIPLAIKRYATSKIQDFHDLEHLFTFGFRGEALASIASVSRMILESGTEGNRTAYRVTVEEGKIVQEEEIPFFQGTKIEIKDLFYNTPVRRKFLKTETGEEKKNRARVQTMAVSEPGIGFRYLQNGKEVLNVVPEDGLERVLSVYGENLRNHLLPVNSSRNGMTLRGWISHPDFYKSSRTGQFFFVNNRSVELKFSAQILKRCYGELLPSGAFPYAYLFFDLPREFVDVNVHPQKKEVRFLSEETITGILFQGITEVLRTSTPVEFLEMRRRLSMPIPYENREGGGFGSGYGGGSGFGGPGFGFGQMGNLQTDGDALIGPSTIEGREGFSLEGIGAGTNLHLLGENLTKHNLFVPKKHYGVLFETFILAEAEDGLYIIDQHTAHERIRYEEVLRDLKSKAYKSQSLLTPIRLELTKEEAEEMMGEKQRFGELGIGLEPFSGGTILIREVPSYIDPGKETETILDLWERFKHKDPEERELYDEMAKCVACRSAIKKGDQVSDPIIGELLQRLSYCENPSLCPHGRPTLIKLTRKDLETMFHRI